The following proteins are encoded in a genomic region of Amia ocellicauda isolate fAmiCal2 chromosome 6, fAmiCal2.hap1, whole genome shotgun sequence:
- the eif5b gene encoding eukaryotic translation initiation factor 5B isoform X2, with product MGKKQKNKGEDSKDDIDIDALAAEIEGAGAAKEQDSSKAKGKKKKGGKKNQEFDEDDILKELEELTLENRGAASKEAKKPDAAEEEAEPFPFKAEKKKTRKGNKKTSVDEDEEEDQGTNDMEDDGRKAKKEAKSGQTAPPVGASDSEDDDTRAAKKGKGGKKGARKEPSDSDDEDRGAKGKQAGSAGDSEDDSDDFSQGGKKVQRKNQKAKAGKVYSGGEEEEEDTGAFKMKTAAQKKAEKKERERKKKEEDRAKQKKLKEKEKEEEEKKAKLTEVPKNGEAKEADTAATPNDESKKLESAVSLEKEGAEALGEEDTEGGDKKKKDKKKKKGEKEEKDKTKKGPSKATVKAMQEALARMKEEEERARQEEEERVRRLEELEAQRLEQEKLEQERKEKKKQKEKERKERLKKEGKLLTKTQREARARAEATLKLLQAQGVEVPSKDSMPKKKPVYVDKKKKKQPTQQQTPDERAVTSPTAEAAQPITVETKVEAPKVEKVVKEQKAEADLDDWEAMASDEEKEMKKVHIEVKETEQQQQQEEEGSEEEEDEEDEDEDEESEEEEEEEGSEGKEAQPSEAKRPPGRRTSKDVSSDSESESDSDDGRTKEERLYDRAKRRIEKRRADNLKNTNLEKLRSPVICVLGHVDTGKTKILDKLRHTHVQDGEAGGITQQIGATNVPLETIVEQTKMVKNFEKEIIKIPGMLIIDTPGHESFSNLRNRGSSLCDIAILVVDIMHGLEPQTLESINLLKEKKCPFIVALNKIDRLYDWKKSPDTDVVATLKKQKKNTKDEFDERAKAIIVEFAQQGLNAALFHENKDPRTFVSLVPTSAHTGDGMGNLIALLVDLTQTMLARRLAHCDELRAQVMEVKALPGMGTTIDVILINGVLREGETIIVPGVEGPIVTQIRGLLLPPPLKELRVKNQYEKHKEVCTAQGVKILGKDLEKTLAGLPLLVAHKEDEVPVLRDELIRELKQTLNSIKLEEKGVYVQASTLGSLEALLEFLRTSKVPYAGINIGPVHKKDVMKASAMLEHDPQYAVILAFDVKIERDSQELADSLGVRIFSAEIIYHLFDAFTKYREDYKKQKQDEFKHIAVFPCKLRILPQFIFNSRDPIVMGVTVEAGVIRQGTPLCVPSKGFVDIGIVTSIEVNHKSVESAKKGQEICVKIEPIPGESPKMYGRHFEATDFIVSKITRQSIDALKDWFRDEMQKSDWQLIMELKKTFEII from the exons CAAAGACGACATTGACATCGATGCCCTGGCTGCTGAAATAGAAGGAGCCGGTGCCGCCAAGGAGCAGGACTCCTCCAAGGCCAaagggaagaagaagaagggtgGCAAGAAGAACCAGGAGTTTGA CGAGGATGATATTCTCAAAGAGCTAGAAGAACTCACATTAGAAAACCGAGGAGCCGCATCTAAGGAAGCTAAG AAACCAGACGCCGCAGAGGAAGAGGCAGAGCCGTTCCCGTTCAAGGCGGAAAAGAAGAAGACCCGCAAAGGCAATAAGAAGACCAGCGTGGacgaggatgaggaggaggaccAGGGTACTAATGACATGGAAGATGACGGCAGGAAAGCCAAGAAGGAGGCCAAGTCGGGACAAACTGCTCCTCCTGTTGGTGCTTCTGACTCTGAGGACGATGACACCAGGGCAGCCAAAAAGGGCAAAGGGGGAAAGAAGGGGGCCAGGAAAGAGCCCTCAGACTCGGACGATGAGGATCGTGGTGCGAAGGGCAAGCAGGCGGGCTCGGCGGGCGACAGCGAAGATGACTCGGACGATTTCTCTCAGGGAGGCAAGAAGGTCCAACGCAAGAACCAGAAGGCCAAAGCTGGAAAGGTATACAGtggtggggaggaggaggaagaggacacGGGAGCCTTTAAGATGAAGACGGCGGCGCAGAAGAAGGCCGAGAAGAAGGAGCGGGAGCGCAAGAAAAAGGAGGAGGACAGGGCCAAGCAGAAGAagctgaaggagaaggagaaggaagaggaggagaaaaaGGCCAAATTGACCGAGGTGCCTAAGAATGGAGAAGCCAAGGAAGCGGATACTGCAGCGACTCCCAACGACGAGAGTAAGAAACTAGAGAGTGCTGTGTCGCTGGAGAAGGAGGGAGCAGAAGCCTTGGGAGAGG AGGATACCGAAGGTGGggacaagaagaagaaggataagaagaagaagaagggcgagaaggaggagaaggacAAGACCAAGAAAGGCCCCAGCAAAGCGACTGTCAAGGCCATGCAGGAGGCTCTAGCCAGgatgaaggaggaggaggagcgcgCCAGGCAGGAGGAAGAAGAGCGGGTGCGGCGtctggaggagctggaggccCAGAGGCTGGAACAG GAGAAACTGGAgcaagaaaggaaagaaaagaagaagcagaaggagaaagaaaggaaggagCGCTTGAAGAAGGAAGGGAAGCTGCTGACCAAAACACAGCGGGAGGCCCGGGCCAGGGCAGAAGCCACGCTCAAACTGCTCCAAGCACAGG GTGTTGAAGTGCCATCCAAAGACTCCATGCCAAAGAAGAAGCCTGTGTATGtggacaagaagaagaagaagcagccCACACAACAGCAGACCCCAGATG AACGAGCAGTGACTTCTCCTACTGCAGAAGCTGCACAGCCCATCACTGTAGAGACCAAAGTGGAGGCTCCAAAAGTTGAGAAAGttg TGAAGGAGCAGAAAGCCGAGGCAGATTTGGACGACTGGGAGGCCATGGCCAGCGATGAGGAGAAGG AAATGAAAAAGGTCCACATTGAGGTGAAGGAGACggagcagcaacagcagcaggaaGAGGAGGGCAGcgaggaggaagaggacgaggaggatgaggacgagGATGAAGAGagcgaggaggaggaagaggaggaaggctCGGAGGGGAAGGAGGCCCAACCATCCGAGGCCAAGAGGCCACCGGGCAGGAGGACCAGCAAGGACGTCAGCTCGGACTCAGAGAGCGAGAGCGACTCGGACGACGGTCGCACCAAAGAGGAGCGGCTGTACGACCGGGCCAAGCGGCGTATAGAG AAACGGCGGGCCGACAACCTGAAGAATACCAATCTAGAGAAACTGCGGTCTCCCGTCATTTGTGTGCTAGGCCACGTAGACACTGGAAAAACAAAGATTCTGGATAAG ctgCGCCACACACATGTGCAAGACGGTGAAGCAGGTGGTATAACTCAGCAGATTGGCGCTACCAACGTCCCCCTGGAGACCATTGTGGAGCAGACAAAGATGGTGAAAAAT TTTGAAAAAGAGATTATCAAGATCCCAGGCATGCTGATCATTGACACACCGGGACACGAGTCCTTCAG TAACCTGAGGAATAGAGGGAGCTCGCTGTGTGACATTGCCATCCTGGTGGTCGACATCATGCACGGACTGGAGCCCCAGACCTTGGAATCCATCAATCTGCTGAAGGAGAAGAAGTGCCCCTTCATTGTAGCTTTGAACAAG ATCGACAGGTTGTACGACTGGAAGAAAAGCCCGGACACGGATGTTGTGGCCACTCTgaagaaacagaagaagaacacgAAGGACGAGTTCGACGAGAGGGCCAAGGCCATCATTGTGGAGTTTGCTCAGCAG GGGCTGAACGCAGCTCTGTTCCACGAGAATAAGGACCCTCGTACTTTCGTTTCGCTGGTGCCCACCTCGGCCCACACAGGCGACGGCATGGGCAACCTGATCGCGCTGCTCGTGGACCTGACGCAGACCATGCTGGCCCGCAGACTGGCACACTGTGATGAGCTCAGGGCACAAGTCATGGAG GTGAAAGCTCTCCCTGGGATGGGCACCACTATCGATGTGATCCTGATCAACGGTGTGCTGCGGGAGGGGGAGACCATCATTGTTCCTGGGGTGGAGGGGCCCATTGTCACCCAGATCAGAGGGCTGCTGCTGCCCCCGCCCCTCAAAGAGCTGCGTGTCAAG AATCAGTATGAGAAGCACAAGGAGGTGTGCACGGCGCAGGGGGTGAAGATCCTGGGGAAGGACCTGGAGAAGaccctggctggcctgcctctGCTGGTGGCACACAAGGAGGATGAGGTCCCTGTGCTGAGG GACGAGCTGATCCGGGAGCTGAAACAGACGCTGAACTCCATCAAGCTGGAGGAGAAGGGGGTGTACGTGCAGGCCTCCACCCTGGGCTCCCTCGAGGCCTTGCTGGAATTCCTCCGAACGTCCAAAGTGCCA TACGCAGGAATTAACATCGGCCCCGTTCACAAGAAGGATGTCATGAAAGCGTCGGCTATGCTGGAGCATGACCCTCA GTACGCCGTCATCCTGGCGTTCGACGTGAAGATCGAGAGAGACTCCCAGGAGCTCGCCGACAGCTTAGGCGTGCGCATCTTCAGCGCCGAGATCATCTACCACTTATTCGACGCCTTCACAAAGTACAGGGAAGACTACAAGAAACAGAAGCAAGATGAGTTCAA GCACATCGCCGTGTTCCCCTGCAAGCTCCGAATCCTGCCTCAGTTCATCTTCAACTCCAGGGACCCCATAGTGATGGGGGTGACAGTGGAGGCCGGGGTGATTCGGCAGGGCACCCCGCTCTGTGTGCCAAGCAAAGGA TTTGTCGATATTGGGATTGTCACCAGTATTGAAGTAAACCACAAGTCAGTGGAGAGTGCCAAGAAGGGTCAGGAGATCTGTGTGAAGATCGAGCCCATCCCTGGAGAATCGCCCAAGATGTACGGCCGGCATTTTGAAGCCACGGATTTCATCGTTAGTAAG ATCACCCGGCAGTCCATCGACGCTCTGAAAGACTGGTTCAGGGACGAGATGCAGAAGTCGGACTGGCAGCTGATCATGGAGCTGAAGAAGACCTTCGAGATCATCTGA
- the eif5b gene encoding eukaryotic translation initiation factor 5B isoform X1, with amino-acid sequence MGKKQKNKGEDSSKDDIDIDALAAEIEGAGAAKEQDSSKAKGKKKKGGKKNQEFDEDDILKELEELTLENRGAASKEAKKPDAAEEEAEPFPFKAEKKKTRKGNKKTSVDEDEEEDQGTNDMEDDGRKAKKEAKSGQTAPPVGASDSEDDDTRAAKKGKGGKKGARKEPSDSDDEDRGAKGKQAGSAGDSEDDSDDFSQGGKKVQRKNQKAKAGKVYSGGEEEEEDTGAFKMKTAAQKKAEKKERERKKKEEDRAKQKKLKEKEKEEEEKKAKLTEVPKNGEAKEADTAATPNDESKKLESAVSLEKEGAEALGEEDTEGGDKKKKDKKKKKGEKEEKDKTKKGPSKATVKAMQEALARMKEEEERARQEEEERVRRLEELEAQRLEQEKLEQERKEKKKQKEKERKERLKKEGKLLTKTQREARARAEATLKLLQAQGVEVPSKDSMPKKKPVYVDKKKKKQPTQQQTPDERAVTSPTAEAAQPITVETKVEAPKVEKVVKEQKAEADLDDWEAMASDEEKEMKKVHIEVKETEQQQQQEEEGSEEEEDEEDEDEDEESEEEEEEEGSEGKEAQPSEAKRPPGRRTSKDVSSDSESESDSDDGRTKEERLYDRAKRRIEKRRADNLKNTNLEKLRSPVICVLGHVDTGKTKILDKLRHTHVQDGEAGGITQQIGATNVPLETIVEQTKMVKNFEKEIIKIPGMLIIDTPGHESFSNLRNRGSSLCDIAILVVDIMHGLEPQTLESINLLKEKKCPFIVALNKIDRLYDWKKSPDTDVVATLKKQKKNTKDEFDERAKAIIVEFAQQGLNAALFHENKDPRTFVSLVPTSAHTGDGMGNLIALLVDLTQTMLARRLAHCDELRAQVMEVKALPGMGTTIDVILINGVLREGETIIVPGVEGPIVTQIRGLLLPPPLKELRVKNQYEKHKEVCTAQGVKILGKDLEKTLAGLPLLVAHKEDEVPVLRDELIRELKQTLNSIKLEEKGVYVQASTLGSLEALLEFLRTSKVPYAGINIGPVHKKDVMKASAMLEHDPQYAVILAFDVKIERDSQELADSLGVRIFSAEIIYHLFDAFTKYREDYKKQKQDEFKHIAVFPCKLRILPQFIFNSRDPIVMGVTVEAGVIRQGTPLCVPSKGFVDIGIVTSIEVNHKSVESAKKGQEICVKIEPIPGESPKMYGRHFEATDFIVSKITRQSIDALKDWFRDEMQKSDWQLIMELKKTFEII; translated from the exons CAGCAAAGACGACATTGACATCGATGCCCTGGCTGCTGAAATAGAAGGAGCCGGTGCCGCCAAGGAGCAGGACTCCTCCAAGGCCAaagggaagaagaagaagggtgGCAAGAAGAACCAGGAGTTTGA CGAGGATGATATTCTCAAAGAGCTAGAAGAACTCACATTAGAAAACCGAGGAGCCGCATCTAAGGAAGCTAAG AAACCAGACGCCGCAGAGGAAGAGGCAGAGCCGTTCCCGTTCAAGGCGGAAAAGAAGAAGACCCGCAAAGGCAATAAGAAGACCAGCGTGGacgaggatgaggaggaggaccAGGGTACTAATGACATGGAAGATGACGGCAGGAAAGCCAAGAAGGAGGCCAAGTCGGGACAAACTGCTCCTCCTGTTGGTGCTTCTGACTCTGAGGACGATGACACCAGGGCAGCCAAAAAGGGCAAAGGGGGAAAGAAGGGGGCCAGGAAAGAGCCCTCAGACTCGGACGATGAGGATCGTGGTGCGAAGGGCAAGCAGGCGGGCTCGGCGGGCGACAGCGAAGATGACTCGGACGATTTCTCTCAGGGAGGCAAGAAGGTCCAACGCAAGAACCAGAAGGCCAAAGCTGGAAAGGTATACAGtggtggggaggaggaggaagaggacacGGGAGCCTTTAAGATGAAGACGGCGGCGCAGAAGAAGGCCGAGAAGAAGGAGCGGGAGCGCAAGAAAAAGGAGGAGGACAGGGCCAAGCAGAAGAagctgaaggagaaggagaaggaagaggaggagaaaaaGGCCAAATTGACCGAGGTGCCTAAGAATGGAGAAGCCAAGGAAGCGGATACTGCAGCGACTCCCAACGACGAGAGTAAGAAACTAGAGAGTGCTGTGTCGCTGGAGAAGGAGGGAGCAGAAGCCTTGGGAGAGG AGGATACCGAAGGTGGggacaagaagaagaaggataagaagaagaagaagggcgagaaggaggagaaggacAAGACCAAGAAAGGCCCCAGCAAAGCGACTGTCAAGGCCATGCAGGAGGCTCTAGCCAGgatgaaggaggaggaggagcgcgCCAGGCAGGAGGAAGAAGAGCGGGTGCGGCGtctggaggagctggaggccCAGAGGCTGGAACAG GAGAAACTGGAgcaagaaaggaaagaaaagaagaagcagaaggagaaagaaaggaaggagCGCTTGAAGAAGGAAGGGAAGCTGCTGACCAAAACACAGCGGGAGGCCCGGGCCAGGGCAGAAGCCACGCTCAAACTGCTCCAAGCACAGG GTGTTGAAGTGCCATCCAAAGACTCCATGCCAAAGAAGAAGCCTGTGTATGtggacaagaagaagaagaagcagccCACACAACAGCAGACCCCAGATG AACGAGCAGTGACTTCTCCTACTGCAGAAGCTGCACAGCCCATCACTGTAGAGACCAAAGTGGAGGCTCCAAAAGTTGAGAAAGttg TGAAGGAGCAGAAAGCCGAGGCAGATTTGGACGACTGGGAGGCCATGGCCAGCGATGAGGAGAAGG AAATGAAAAAGGTCCACATTGAGGTGAAGGAGACggagcagcaacagcagcaggaaGAGGAGGGCAGcgaggaggaagaggacgaggaggatgaggacgagGATGAAGAGagcgaggaggaggaagaggaggaaggctCGGAGGGGAAGGAGGCCCAACCATCCGAGGCCAAGAGGCCACCGGGCAGGAGGACCAGCAAGGACGTCAGCTCGGACTCAGAGAGCGAGAGCGACTCGGACGACGGTCGCACCAAAGAGGAGCGGCTGTACGACCGGGCCAAGCGGCGTATAGAG AAACGGCGGGCCGACAACCTGAAGAATACCAATCTAGAGAAACTGCGGTCTCCCGTCATTTGTGTGCTAGGCCACGTAGACACTGGAAAAACAAAGATTCTGGATAAG ctgCGCCACACACATGTGCAAGACGGTGAAGCAGGTGGTATAACTCAGCAGATTGGCGCTACCAACGTCCCCCTGGAGACCATTGTGGAGCAGACAAAGATGGTGAAAAAT TTTGAAAAAGAGATTATCAAGATCCCAGGCATGCTGATCATTGACACACCGGGACACGAGTCCTTCAG TAACCTGAGGAATAGAGGGAGCTCGCTGTGTGACATTGCCATCCTGGTGGTCGACATCATGCACGGACTGGAGCCCCAGACCTTGGAATCCATCAATCTGCTGAAGGAGAAGAAGTGCCCCTTCATTGTAGCTTTGAACAAG ATCGACAGGTTGTACGACTGGAAGAAAAGCCCGGACACGGATGTTGTGGCCACTCTgaagaaacagaagaagaacacgAAGGACGAGTTCGACGAGAGGGCCAAGGCCATCATTGTGGAGTTTGCTCAGCAG GGGCTGAACGCAGCTCTGTTCCACGAGAATAAGGACCCTCGTACTTTCGTTTCGCTGGTGCCCACCTCGGCCCACACAGGCGACGGCATGGGCAACCTGATCGCGCTGCTCGTGGACCTGACGCAGACCATGCTGGCCCGCAGACTGGCACACTGTGATGAGCTCAGGGCACAAGTCATGGAG GTGAAAGCTCTCCCTGGGATGGGCACCACTATCGATGTGATCCTGATCAACGGTGTGCTGCGGGAGGGGGAGACCATCATTGTTCCTGGGGTGGAGGGGCCCATTGTCACCCAGATCAGAGGGCTGCTGCTGCCCCCGCCCCTCAAAGAGCTGCGTGTCAAG AATCAGTATGAGAAGCACAAGGAGGTGTGCACGGCGCAGGGGGTGAAGATCCTGGGGAAGGACCTGGAGAAGaccctggctggcctgcctctGCTGGTGGCACACAAGGAGGATGAGGTCCCTGTGCTGAGG GACGAGCTGATCCGGGAGCTGAAACAGACGCTGAACTCCATCAAGCTGGAGGAGAAGGGGGTGTACGTGCAGGCCTCCACCCTGGGCTCCCTCGAGGCCTTGCTGGAATTCCTCCGAACGTCCAAAGTGCCA TACGCAGGAATTAACATCGGCCCCGTTCACAAGAAGGATGTCATGAAAGCGTCGGCTATGCTGGAGCATGACCCTCA GTACGCCGTCATCCTGGCGTTCGACGTGAAGATCGAGAGAGACTCCCAGGAGCTCGCCGACAGCTTAGGCGTGCGCATCTTCAGCGCCGAGATCATCTACCACTTATTCGACGCCTTCACAAAGTACAGGGAAGACTACAAGAAACAGAAGCAAGATGAGTTCAA GCACATCGCCGTGTTCCCCTGCAAGCTCCGAATCCTGCCTCAGTTCATCTTCAACTCCAGGGACCCCATAGTGATGGGGGTGACAGTGGAGGCCGGGGTGATTCGGCAGGGCACCCCGCTCTGTGTGCCAAGCAAAGGA TTTGTCGATATTGGGATTGTCACCAGTATTGAAGTAAACCACAAGTCAGTGGAGAGTGCCAAGAAGGGTCAGGAGATCTGTGTGAAGATCGAGCCCATCCCTGGAGAATCGCCCAAGATGTACGGCCGGCATTTTGAAGCCACGGATTTCATCGTTAGTAAG ATCACCCGGCAGTCCATCGACGCTCTGAAAGACTGGTTCAGGGACGAGATGCAGAAGTCGGACTGGCAGCTGATCATGGAGCTGAAGAAGACCTTCGAGATCATCTGA
- the rev1 gene encoding DNA repair protein REV1 has protein sequence MSRGGWRKRASDDDGWGSMGGYMAAKVCKLEEQFKLDAPRQQQKEGTCSNIFSGVAIYVNGYTDPTADELRRLMMLHGGQFHMYYSRSKTTHIIATNLPNTKIKELKGEKVVRPEWITDSIKAGHLLSYLQYQLYAKQKGLSFSKACLFGEPSAGPSHSHKELEGRVNGLRNIPDLVRDLQVNGLVGEESHELGHPGPPSPSLDRKPREPPPTLTNGHAHPPNGALKPQELSPCPGRAQAHSQAAPRLPVTDSDVDFRDGCGGAMLRPPGPLPLRSPVRLNGSCHPGIQGPLHAKSPSELPSSRKPASPGGLPKPTEPNFISDFYSHSRLHHISTWKCEFTDFVNMLQRRNSGIFPGKEKLRRQRPTRTSDPGNSSTGAPSPAAPLRRQSCILHVDMDCFFVSVGIRHRPDLKGKPVAVTSNRGAGRVPQRPGANPELEMQYYRRRQMRSKGDEKRVSELGDSSSPESPDPSHVNGVDTDLAALSMAEIASCSYEARQAGVKNGMFFGQAKQLCPHLQSVPYDFHSYKEVALAMYETLASYTHDIEAVSCDEALMDATELLSELGVSPDDLASAIRTEIQEKTKCTASVGMGSNILLARMATRKAKPDGQYYLKPEEVDDFIRDQLVTSLPGVGRSMGYKLASLGVRTCGDLQQVSMAKLQKEFGPKTGQTLFRFSRGLDDRPVRSERERKSVSAEMNYGIRFTQPSEAESFLMNLAVEIQRRLQSAGMRGRRLTLKVMVRKPGAPLEPAKYGGHGICDTLARTVSMDQATDNAKVIGTEAIKLFHSMKLNVSDMRGVGMQMQQLSSASSTSPWNSSGQTAPRSRSIRDMLFTHRRTSHPTSLGPAASPDVLPGAPAQDAGPSRDRTSPVSMLLPPPPSSSSTPEPVPGTSKGEPALRYNGGLHPHARTRLNLSIEVPSQIDPSVLEALPPDIREQVEQTCHSRAEDTSTRTAPEPQHLGTLVLQIPDQLTQGGIILALPDLSQVDPDVFAALPPELQEELRSAYGQRQTPNQPVTVAVARNTLLHLKPPPAAKTKRRNKKKNLASPVKKGQSPLKSRLLTSPAKSSPHKLLPDLLKHGGPATDALKLEPRPSTSGLKPDPQEEVLKPAVPRGPSLAGAFELQDIKGLLKEWVTTISDPMEEDILQVVKYCTDLIEDKDLEKLDLVIKYMKRLMQQSVDSVWTMAFDFILDNVQVVIQQTYGSTLKIT, from the exons GGTGGGTATATGGCCGCCAAGGTCTGCAAACTAGAGGAGCAATTCAAACTCGATGCCCCTCGGCAGCAGCAGAAGGAAGGGACCTGCTCCAATATCTTCAGCGGCGTGGCGATTTACGTCAACGGTTACACTG ACCCCACAGCGGATGAACTGCGCAGGCTGATGATGCTCCACGGAGGCCAGTTCCACATGTACTACTCCCGCTCCAAAACCACGCACATCATCGCCACCAACCTGCCCAACACCAAGATCAAGGAGCTCAAGGGGGAGAAGGTAGTACGGCCTGAGTGGATCACAGACAG CATAAAGGCTGGACACCTTCTCTCATACCTCCAGTATCAGCTGTATGCCAAGCAGAAGGGCCTAAGCTTCAGCAAGGCCTGCTTATTTGGGGAGCCCTCGGCGGGGCCCAGCCATTCTCACAAGGAGCTGGAGGGCCGGGT GAACGGGTTGAGGAATATTCCTGATCTGGTGCGCGACCTGCAGGTTAACGGGCTGGTGGGCGAGGAGTCCCATGAACTGGGCCACCCCGGGCCACCTTCCCCATCCCTGGACCGAAAACCCAGGGAGCCGCCACCTACCCTCACCAACGGCCATGCACACCCCCCGAACGGTGCCTTAAAACCCCAGGAACTCTCTCCATGCCCGGGCAGGGCTCAGGCCCACTCGCAGGCCGCCCCTCGGCTGCCTGTTACGGACTCCGATGTGGACTTCAGAGACGGGTGCGGGGGGGCGATGCTAAGGCCACCCGGCCCGTTACCTTTGCGCAGTCCCGTCAGACTCAACGGCTCTTGCCATCCTGGCATTCAGGGCCCTTTGCACGCTAAAAGCCCTTCAGAACTTCCTTCCTCCAGGAAACCAGCGTCCCCAGGGGGGCTGCCCAAGCCCACCGAGCCCAACTTCATATCAGACTTCTACTCGCACTCCCGACTGCACCACATATCCACCTGGAAGTGTGAGTTCACAGACTTTGTCAACATGCTGCAGAGGAGGAACAGCGGCATCTTCCCTGGGAAGGAGAAACTGAGACGCCAGAGGCCAACCAGGACCTCCGACCCAGGAAACTCGAGTACAG GTGCCCCCAGCCCAGCGGCCCCTCTCCGCCGTCAGAGCTGCATTTTGCACGTAGACATGGACTGCTTCTTCGTCTCGGTAGGAATCCGACATAGACCTGACCTGAAAG GGAAGCCAGTGGCGGTCACCAGTAACAGGGGAGCAGGCAGGGTCCCACAGCGGCCTGGCGCCAACCCTGAGCTGGAGATGCAGTATTACAGGCGGAGACAAATGAGGAGTAAAGGAG ATGAGAAGCGAGTGTCGGAGCTGGGGGACTCCTCCTCGCCCGAGAGTCCCGACCCCTCCCACGTCAATGGAGTGGACACGGACCTGGCTGCTCTCTCCATGGCCGAAATTGCCTCCTGTAGCTATGAAGCCAG GCAGGCGGGGGTAAAGAACGGGATGTTTTTCGGCCAGGCCAAGCAGCTGTGCCCTCATCTCCAGTCTGTGCCCTACGACTTCCATTCCTACAAAGAGGTGGCGCTGGCCATGTACGAGACGCTGGCAAG CTACACTCATGACATCGAGGCGGTCAGCTGCGACGAGGCGCTGATGGACGCGACGGAGCTGCTGAGCGAGCTGGGGGTGTCACCCGATGACCTGGCCAGTGCCATCCGAACCGAGATCCAAGAAAAAACCAAATGCACTGCCTCTGTGGGCATGG GTTCAAACATTCTGCTGGCCAGAATGGCAACTCGCAAGGCCAAGCCAGACGGGCAGTATTACCTCAAGCCAGAGGAAGTGGATGACTTCATCAGAGATCAGCTAGTCACCAGTCTGCCAG GGGTCGGCAGGTCGATGGGCTACAAGCTGGCCTCGCTGGGCGTAAGGACGTGTGGCGACCTGCAACAGGTGTCCATGGCCAAGCTGCAGAAGGAATTCGGGCCCAAAACCGGTCAGACGCTGTTCCGTTTCTCCAGGGGGCTGGACGACCGGCCCGTGAGgagcgagagggagaggaagtCCGTGTCGGCAGAGATGAACTACGGCATCCGCTTCACACAG CCGTCGGAAGCCGAGTCGTTCCTGATGAACCTGGCAGTGGAGATCCAGCGGCGGCTGCAGTCGGCCGGGATGAGGGGCCGGCGACTCACCCTCAAGGTCATGGTGCGCAAGCCCGGTGCCCCCCTGGAGCCAGCCAAGTATGGGGGCCACGGCATCTGTGACACCCTCGCCAG GACAGTAAGCATGGACCAGGCCACAGACAATGCCAAGGTCATAGGCACAGAGGCAATCAAACTGTTCCACTCCATGAAGCTCAACGTGTCCGATATGCGAGGG GTGGGAATGCAGATGCAGCAGCTGTCCTCAGCATCCTCGACATCGCCGTGGAACTCATCGGGCCAGACTGCGCCGCGCTCGCGCTCCATCAGAGACATGCTCTTCACACATCGCCGGACCAGCCACCCCACCAGCCTGGGCCCCGCAGCCTCGCCAG ATGTTCTACCTGGTGCCCCAGCGCAGGACGCAGGCCCCAGTAGGGACAGGACCTCCCCCGTCTCAATGCTCCTGCCTCCCCCTCCATCCTCCTCCTCGACGCCGGAGCCCGTGCCAGGGACGAGCAAGGGGGAGCCTGCCCTCCGATACAATGGGGGGCTCCATCCCCACGCCAGGACGCGACTGAACCTCAGCATCGAAGTGCCGTCCCAG ATCGACCCCTCAGTGCTGGAGGCCCTCCCGCCAGACATCCGGGAGCAGGTGGAGCAGACTTGCCACAGCCGAGCCGAGGACACGTCCACCCGCACCGCCCCCGAGCCCCAGCACCTGGgcaccctggtcctgcagatcCCCGATCAGCTGACACAGGGTGGCATTATCCTAGCCCTGCCCGACCTCTCCCAG GTTGACCCGGACGTGTTTGCTGCGCTGCCCCCAGAACTGCAGGAAGAGCTGCGGTCGGCCTACGGACAGAGACAGACCCCCAACCAGCCTGTCACAGTGG CAGTGGCCAGGAACACCCTGCTGCATCTGAAGCCGCCGCCGGCCGCAAAGACCAAGAGGCGCAACAAGAAGAAGAACCTGGCCAGCCCTGTCAAGAAGGGCCAGAGCCCCCTGAAGAGCCGGCTCCTCACCAGCCCTGCCAAGAGCAGCCCCCACAAGCTACTCCCAGACCTGCTGAAGCACGGGGGCCCGGCCACCGACGCCCTGAAG CTGGAGCCGAGGCCGTCCACGTCGGGCCTGAAGCCGGACCCCCAGGAGGAGGTGTTGAAGCCTGCCGTCCCCCGAGGACCGAGCCTGGCTGGGGCCTTCGAACTGCAAGACATCAAGGGGCTGCTGAAGGAATGGGTCACCACCATCTCGG ATCCAATGGAGGAGGACATCCTGCAGGTAGTCAAGTACTGCACTGACCTCATCGAGGACAAAGACCTGGAGAAACTCGACCTCGTCATCAAGTACATGAAAAG GCTCATGCAGCAGTCGGTGGACTCTGTGTGGACGATGGCGTTCGACTTCATCCTGGACAACGTTCAAGTGGTCATACAGCAAACCTACGGCAGCACACTGAAGATCACGTAG